The following DNA comes from Erythrolamprus reginae isolate rEryReg1 chromosome 8, rEryReg1.hap1, whole genome shotgun sequence.
TGCAGCCGGTGGACAAGCTTTCTATCTCCGACGCTTTGTCTAACGTAATGATCTTCTGCCCTTCGGTGATGTGATTCAGCGCAACGTTTGGGGGAGCATCCTTGAGGCCTCCGGAGAGAACGTCGGAGATCTGGATCTTGAATTCGTTGGGTTGGGAGACTGGTTCCGGCGGAAAGTTCACAATTGGCTTCTTCTGGACTGCTGGGCTGTCGGCCACAATGGTAGGCTTTGGAGTCGTGGGCTGCTGGACCAGAGAGCTGCTACTTGCGGAACCGGGACTAGATAAACCCAGGATGTCGTCATCGTCTTccacatcctcctcttcctcttcttcctcatcgaTGACGTTGGTTTCCATGTCGGTTAAGGAATTGTTGGTGGATGGCTGCTGGTTCTCTTCAGGAATTGGCAACACCTCTATTTCGTGGGACGAACCGACTCCTGGAGCAACACCAACCTGCGATGAATTGATCACAAGGACATTTGGAGTCGTGGTctttggagccgggggaggaaGGGGGTCAAGAAGCTTTTGGTTTTCTGCCGGGTTTGGAAGAACAGTCGATGAGTCAAGCCGTGGAGGTGCAGTTGCCGCCGGTTGAGAGAGAGTATGACTGTTGGTAGAGCTGGCTACCTCAGAAGACCCAGTGGCATTCGGGATCTGAGTTATGACTTTGGTCTCCACCGAACGTTCCTTAGAAGGGACCAGCTCAGAGCAGAAAATgacatcgtcatcgtcatcatcatcagaaTCACTAATGGTGATTTTGGAGGAGTCACACGGCTCCCTGTATAGGGAAAAGGATTCCGTAATGATAGGCTTCCCAAATTTTATGGATTGGAACTCAGATGGGACCGTGGTCTTCTGGACTTTGGGCCCGTTTGCCTCCGGGATAGGTAGCTCCGAAGCACTGGCCTCCGAGGACATGTTCTTCACCTGTTCCAGAGGGACGCCCAGCTCAGCAAGGAATTTCACCCCAAGCAACTCTCCGATTTAATCAGTTCGTCGAGCAATTCCGACCGCACCCGGACAATTTTGGAACTGTAGATGTAGTTGAGGATTTCCGCGAAAACCTCCCCCCGGATGAAGTTCAGCTCCACGACTTGTCCCGCCACAGCAAAGAGCTGGTGGAAATAAGTGCTGGAAGCGGAAAGGATATTCCGGTGGGCTCGAATTTGCGGGTCCTCCACGATCACGGTGACGTCGCAGAAAAGCCCCAGGCCTCGCTGCTCGTCCAGCGCTTTCAAAAGCGTGCCGGAATATTGGTTGTCGGTAGCGGTGATAAGCTTCCTGGTCTCCATTCCTGAACCAAGAAATAGAATCAAAATTCCTTTCTATTGTAGTTAAGTtaagcacccacccctctcctagaagaatgaaatatcttGAGAAATATTACAAAAGGTAAAATATTGCATTTCCCTGGATGGGAATCAGAGAaatacagtttgtttgtttttcacaggcaggaagcagactcaatcttaatagcccccacctttctttttttaaaaatattttttattattttcaaagacaaaaggagacatacatacattaaaaaaaaaaagaacaacaaaacaTGTAACACAGAAGGAGGAGATCTGATCGCTCCGCTCTTGGTTGCAGTCTCTGGTAAAAACCTTTTGTTGATTAGATcatatcaaagaaaaaataacatATTTCATATCTCTGTTATATACAATTTCAAGATAAAAtaccacctttcttaatagccctcagcagatgacagcacCTACGaggtagatatatagatgatggatggatggatggataggtaggtaggtagatagatacgatagatagatagatagatagatagatagatagatagatagatagatagatagatagatagatagatcagtgtttttcaaccagtgtgccgtggcacactagtgtgccgcgagacatggtcaggtgtgccgcgaagaaggaagctcaggttccggtctcgcaactttttcttgagagagtgaaagtgagaaagagagaaagaaagagaaagaaagaaagagagagagaaagagagagaaagcaaagagagaaagagagaaaaagcaagagtgagagagaaagaaggcaagagagagagaaagagagcaagagagagaaaaggagaggaagggagagagagagaaatgagcaaaaaggggaggaaaaagagaaatgagaaatgattgatacagagaatgagaggaaagagagagaaacaaaagagagagagaagtgactcttgatttaaagcatatgataaaaagcacctaaagaataagagagaaaaaacccccagccctcacttgttttTGAAAAGGGTTcaaagtgtgtatacacacacacacacacacaagggtggggaggagacagggatggataaagagaggagagtgtcttagggtgtcattttgtgtcattttggttggtggtgtgccccaggattttgtaaatgtaaaaaatgtgccgcggctcaaaaaaggttgaaaatcactgagatagatgatagatcaggggtccccaaactttttacactgggggccagttcactgtccctcggacagttggagggccagactataaaaaaaacctatgaacaaatccctatgcacaatgcacataccttattttaaagtaaaaaacaaaatgggaacatactatttagagggggggggaagaagtctgaaattcatatatgtttatgttttgtttttaattttcttttgttaacatctgatcggctatacaaggttttcttggcttatagaaaaatgtataaagaaagaaggaagcactttggcataatggttaataagttagaaatataattggtgtgcttttttgaggagggaatttaatgaaaagaaaatgaatgtaactggatgacaaaattagggggaaaaacttttgcaactttttggatgattgatattagttactaacaaaataccacattttattcatggaaaattagatgtgctcctgtcactcacccgcgggccgtagtttggggaccgctgtgatAGGTAGATCTATTTATTCACAAAAGTCcagagggaaagcattttgaaattccctgataattccctgaaacttgcgatctagttaagaccCAATCGTAGATgagtcataccaaacggctaagcagtggggaaatatcggtagctgaggaagcgaGTTGTttccacagttatgctcatttttgcttgactatGCCAGGCAGCACGTTacgttggggtttttttacatgatttttccctgactatTAAACATTTCAATAaattttggttttttccccctgatttattctgtccTGTTGTAATTTTACTTACTGTGCAACAAGAAAGGAACCTGGCTGTTTATTGCCACTCTAGCATAAAAGGGCAAGATCTTTATTTATTTCGCCCATTAAAAGTAGGGATTCCTTATGGAACCGAGAGAGGAGAGAATGAGAAAATGCAACTTGGAGGACCCAAAGGTTAGCAAGAGAAATGCAACTTGGAGGACCCAAAGGTTAGCAATATTAAGGCATGATGAAACCACATCCATGGTCACTcgtgctctcatcacctcgaggctcgactcctgtaacgctctctacatggggctacctttgaaaagtgttcggaaacttcagatcgtgcagaatgcagctgcgagagcaatcatgggctcccccaggtatgcccatgttactccaacactccgccgtctgcattggttgccgatcagtttccgctcacaattcaaagttttggttatgacctataaagcccttcatggcaccggaccagaatatctccaggaccgccttctgctgcacgaatcccagcgaccagttaggtcccacagagtgggtcttatccgggtcccgtcaaccaaacaatgtcgcttggtgggacccagaggaagagccttctctgtggtggccccgaccctctggaaccaactccccccagagattagaattgcccccacccttcttgcctttcgtaagctgcttaaaacccacctctgccgccaggcatgggggcactgagatacacttccccctaggcctttacaattttatgtatggtatgtttgtatgtatgattggttttttatataatgggtttttaactgttttttagtattggattttg
Coding sequences within:
- the ZBTB33 gene encoding LOW QUALITY PROTEIN: transcriptional regulator Kaiso (The sequence of the model RefSeq protein was modified relative to this genomic sequence to represent the inferred CDS: inserted 1 base in 1 codon), with product MEPGAMNEAGGMAAGMETRKLITATDNQYSGTLLKALDEQRGLGLFCDVTVIVEDPQIRAHRNILSASSTYFHQLFAVAGQVVELNFIRGEVFAEILNYIYSSKIVRVRSELLDELIKXGELLGVKFLAELGVPLEQVKNMSSEASASELPIPEANGPKVQKTTVPSEFQSIKFGKPIITESFSLYREPCDSSKITISDSDDDDDDDVIFCSELVPSKERSVETKVITQIPNATGSSEVASSTNSHTLSQPAATAPPRLDSSTVLPNPAENQKLLDPLPPPAPKTTTPNVLVINSSQVGVAPGVGSSHEIEVLPIPEENQQPSTNNSLTDMETNVIDEEEEEEEDVEDDDDILGLSSPGSASSSSLVQQPTTPKPTIVADSPAVQKKPIVNFPPEPVSQPNEFKIQISDVLSGGLKDAPPNVALNHITEGQKIITLDKASEIESLSTGCKVYANIGEDTYDIVIPVKNEADGEIRLDDMPRTSGNDSANRKRLKVKHDDHYELIMDGKVYYICIVCRRSYVCLTSLRRHFNVHSWEKKYPCRYCEKVFPLAEYRTKHEIHHTGERRYQCLACGQCFINYQVMATHLRSVHSQDPSGESKLYRLHPCRSLQIRNYAYISGNPNNIISGNPNNIISGNPNNIISGNTNSIISGNSNNIPVVNDNILIYTGNPSKETPQEPVPSQPVKPMTWDDIFVPQPNETLFKQNPSDGTTEFEFVIPESY